The Curtobacterium sp. MCSS17_015 genomic sequence CAGGAGCTCCCCGGCGGTGCCACGGTCCTCCCCCAGCAGAGCAGCTAGACCGCCCCTGGTGCCAGCTGCCCGGCGGCACTAGTCTCCCGCTCATGCGGAAGGTCACGGCAGGACTGTTCACCTCGATCGACGGCGTCGTGCAGGACCCGTACGAGTTCCAGTACGACAGCTTCGACGACGAGCTCGGTGCCGCGATGACCGCGTGGATGGACGCCACCGACACCGTCCTGCTCGGGCGGAACAGCTACCTGGAGTGGTCCGAGTGGTGGCCCGCACACGCCGACGACCCCTTCGGCCAGTGGATCAACCCGATCGAGAAGCACGTCGCCTCCACGACGCTCGGCGACGACCTGGCCTGGGAGAACAGCACCCGCATCACCGGCGACGTCCCGACGTCCGTGCGCGAGCTGCAGTCTCGCGACGGGCGGGACATCGCGGTGTGCGGCAGCGTCACCCTCGTCCGGAGCCTGCTCTTCGCCGGGGTCCTCGACGAACTGCAGCTGATGG encodes the following:
- a CDS encoding dihydrofolate reductase family protein — its product is MRKVTAGLFTSIDGVVQDPYEFQYDSFDDELGAAMTAWMDATDTVLLGRNSYLEWSEWWPAHADDPFGQWINPIEKHVASTTLGDDLAWENSTRITGDVPTSVRELQSRDGRDIAVCGSVTLVRSLLFAGVLDELQLMVHPAIAGRGRKLFEPTDPPTRLRLVANTVTSKGNVLSTYGRYDA